GTGTTTGGAATGTTCAAGGTGAGATGTTATGCTGATTTCAGACATTTTTATATGCAATTGTTGGAGAGCAATATTTGCTTAGACTATCTATGACCCGATATGGCACAACGATCGAAATGTTGTGCTCAAGTTGCTCCACATGAGTTGAGGCgtttaaatttacaataattatcaattttcaTTTTGCTTAATTCTCAACCTTGGCATATCCGTCTTGCTGCTTGCAGTATCAACTTAGCCGAGCTTCACTGACAGAGGACGATGCATTTGCCTTTCTTAAAGCTGATAGCCATGGTGATTACATTACCTACTCGGGCTTCTGTGAAGCATTACGGCAGGTATGTAGCATTTCGGTTGGATGAGATTTCTTCTTAGTGATAGCTTTTTCTCACACTATTATTTCAGAAAACGGTTTCACTGTTCATTCTTTGGCTCTGCCGCAGCTTAATTTGATTGGCCATTGTAATGGATTAAGTGCTGAAGAGTTAAAAGAATTGTGGGTTCAAGCAGACATTGATGGAAATGGCGTTCTCGACTATAATGAATTTAAGGTAGTATATACGACTTTCGCTATAATTATGCATTTTCTATTATCTATTTTCTTCATTCTGCTTAATATGGGATTCTTTTCCAGCGCCGAATTTGGAACTCCTCGTATTCGAAGCAAAGAGACGATGAGTTCTGGGATGATGTTATCAATGGCACCGAGCAAAGTACGGGTTTCAGTCTCAAGAATGCAGTTCTCTTCCCCACAGAAGTAGAGAAAGGCATGTGGCCAGAAGATTACTCTCTTTCGGATCATGCTAGACTCACTGTTGTATTCTCACCAATGAGAATGCCATGCTCTCGCTCTCGACTGACATCATGACACTAGCTGGAACGAGTTGAACATAAAATTGTACAAAAAAGCAAGAAGGGTCCAGGATGTCGAGTTGTACGTATCAGATTATGAGGACTTCTCCAGACTCAAGCCACCAAATCTTGGATCACTTGAGGTTTTCATGCAGAAGAAGTTCCTGGCAGCCGGCAGGGGTTGGGGTTTCTACGGTCATGCCCTCTCAATATCGCACGAAGATACGGCATTTGACGCAGCCGTCGATGAAAGGAGGATTATACATCAATGGCTCTTGCTACAACTCATATTTTGTATTAAAATATGACAGATGAGAATTGCATCAATAGATTTGATGATAGGATGTTTGAATGGGGCAACAAGTGACACTCTGAGTGCTGTATTTTAATGCAGCTCCAAGCTTCTTTTTTCccctttttaaaaaatagaattAGGACTTAGAAATTTTAAGCGCTGTAAATCGCCGAGACCCCTCGCCG
This genomic interval from Primulina eburnea isolate SZY01 chromosome 16, ASM2296580v1, whole genome shotgun sequence contains the following:
- the LOC140817499 gene encoding uncharacterized calcium-binding protein At1g02270-like, giving the protein MFKYQLSRASLTEDDAFAFLKADSHGDYITYSGFCEALRQLNLIGHCNGLSAEELKELWVQADIDGNGVLDYNEFKRRIWNSSYSKQRDDEFWDDVINGTEQSTGFSLKNAVLFPTEVEKGMWPEDYSLSDHARLTVVFSPMRMPCSRSRLTS